A genomic segment from Tuwongella immobilis encodes:
- a CDS encoding serine/threonine protein kinase, translated as MTPNDLGTCEWLVGELVRARLLERGQLDPLLAEFRETNPYGDATALAEFLTQQQLLTPFQANRALQGDARKLVLGPYMLVDSIGTGNMGTVYKAIGRADRLAYAVKVLPMRSLWNVRLARKQVRAFAELPPHPVVVPFIDVGTALGVHYLVWPCVDGLTLEKLVKERGPLPFTEIARIGLQIAEGLQNCHPRGLFHGLLKPSNVMVGTDQQVRLLDFGIGALLAENIDEEESLIDTISTANATSNMLDCSSPECIVDPTKRTPAGDQYSLGCTLYYATAGRYPFPDGNVVEKMMAHQNLTPPSLRSVRPDTPSGLIGVIERLMSKNADARYPKLSDLIDLLTPLSRGNTSGVIPRSSTMAAVRQQAVAAKPPVGTNPASGSMPAAPAAPANPAAPLRPAAPNAPTPAAGNPAVRPGQPGAATPAIGNPAVRPGQPAAARPAQPTQPTQPRPTAAPGQPAARANPATPPAAPGSPAAPGTPAAPRPATPRSGAVPPSAPTKPGSPLHPASLHPDDVGFGDESALNPPEKPGRRNAGLVDASDDFDSAPLPELTPSQTPLAARGRSNPTASTPPSGTAAPGRSGAIPTAPNRSGAIPTPAPRTSPAGPAAPTAPAMPSPSNPSGMAAAVPAPLMVSLPPPPQLSFGEKLSAALMFWKPAQDFVQVTMFAVPTIRRGEAILVQAIVHPPAMTQKICSYAQSVQMHTQVLGATYFNRRIVRGKGIQLYLEVQGSMIDSALQPLVWNGQPGEIRFQLQLDPRVQAESVAGALSVGQDNVLIGQVPIQFRVG; from the coding sequence ATGACTCCAAACGATCTTGGCACCTGCGAATGGCTCGTTGGCGAGTTAGTCCGCGCCCGACTCTTGGAACGCGGCCAACTCGATCCGCTGCTCGCCGAATTCCGGGAGACCAATCCCTACGGCGATGCCACAGCATTGGCGGAATTTCTGACCCAACAGCAACTGCTCACCCCATTCCAAGCCAATCGCGCCCTGCAAGGGGACGCTCGCAAATTGGTGCTTGGCCCGTATATGCTCGTCGATTCGATTGGCACGGGCAACATGGGGACGGTCTATAAAGCGATTGGGCGTGCCGATCGCCTGGCATATGCGGTGAAAGTGCTGCCGATGCGCAGCCTGTGGAACGTGCGACTCGCTCGCAAACAAGTGCGAGCATTCGCGGAACTCCCCCCTCATCCCGTGGTGGTGCCGTTCATCGACGTGGGCACGGCCCTGGGCGTTCACTACCTCGTATGGCCCTGCGTGGATGGGCTAACGCTCGAAAAACTCGTTAAGGAACGCGGCCCGCTGCCGTTCACGGAAATCGCCCGCATCGGTCTGCAAATCGCCGAAGGCTTGCAAAACTGCCACCCACGCGGCCTGTTCCACGGCCTCTTGAAACCATCCAATGTGATGGTCGGCACCGATCAGCAAGTCCGCCTGCTCGATTTCGGCATCGGTGCGCTGCTGGCTGAAAATATCGACGAGGAAGAATCGCTCATCGATACCATCTCGACGGCCAATGCCACGTCGAACATGCTGGATTGCTCCAGCCCCGAGTGCATCGTCGATCCCACGAAACGCACCCCCGCCGGCGATCAATACTCGCTCGGTTGCACGCTGTATTATGCGACGGCGGGTCGCTACCCGTTCCCCGATGGCAACGTCGTGGAAAAGATGATGGCGCACCAGAATCTCACACCGCCATCGCTGCGGTCGGTGCGTCCGGATACGCCGTCGGGGTTGATCGGGGTCATCGAACGGCTGATGTCCAAGAATGCCGACGCCCGCTATCCGAAGTTGAGTGATTTGATCGACTTACTGACGCCGCTGTCGCGTGGCAACACCAGCGGCGTGATTCCGCGATCATCGACCATGGCAGCCGTTCGTCAGCAAGCCGTCGCCGCCAAGCCCCCGGTTGGCACCAATCCCGCGAGTGGGTCCATGCCCGCCGCCCCGGCAGCGCCGGCGAATCCGGCCGCGCCGCTGCGACCAGCAGCCCCGAATGCCCCGACACCTGCCGCGGGAAATCCCGCCGTTCGTCCCGGTCAACCGGGTGCCGCCACTCCCGCGATTGGGAATCCGGCAGTTCGCCCCGGTCAACCCGCCGCCGCACGACCGGCTCAGCCAACTCAGCCGACTCAGCCGCGTCCGACTGCGGCTCCGGGGCAACCGGCCGCTCGTGCCAATCCCGCAACACCGCCCGCCGCACCGGGGTCGCCTGCCGCGCCGGGGACGCCTGCCGCCCCTCGGCCCGCGACTCCGCGATCGGGTGCCGTTCCGCCCAGTGCCCCGACCAAGCCCGGCTCGCCGCTGCATCCGGCGTCGCTGCATCCGGATGATGTCGGATTCGGTGACGAAAGTGCGCTCAATCCGCCGGAGAAGCCTGGTCGCCGCAATGCCGGGCTGGTCGATGCCAGCGATGATTTCGATTCCGCGCCGCTGCCGGAGTTGACGCCCAGCCAAACGCCGCTGGCCGCCCGTGGTCGCAGCAATCCAACGGCTTCGACTCCGCCTAGCGGAACGGCGGCTCCCGGTCGTTCGGGGGCGATTCCCACAGCACCGAATCGTTCGGGGGCGATTCCGACTCCCGCGCCGCGGACTTCGCCCGCTGGCCCGGCTGCGCCCACCGCGCCGGCCATGCCCTCGCCATCGAATCCTTCAGGAATGGCCGCAGCAGTCCCGGCTCCGCTGATGGTCAGTCTGCCGCCGCCACCGCAACTGTCATTCGGCGAGAAATTATCCGCTGCTTTGATGTTCTGGAAACCGGCTCAAGATTTTGTGCAGGTGACCATGTTCGCCGTGCCGACCATTCGCCGTGGCGAAGCGATTCTCGTGCAAGCGATTGTGCATCCCCCCGCGATGACGCAAAAAATTTGCAGCTACGCTCAATCGGTGCAGATGCACACGCAAGTGTTGGGGGCCACCTACTTCAATCGGCGAATTGTTCGCGGAAAAGGGATTCAGCTGTATCTCGAAGTGCAAGGCAGCATGATCGATTCCGCCCTGCAACCGCTGGTGTGGAACGGTCAGCCCGGCGAAATTCGCTTCCAACTGCAACTCGATCCGCGCGTGCAGGCGGAATCGGTGGCTGGTGCGCTTTCCGTGGGGCAAGATAATGTGCTCATCGGTCAGGTGCCCATCCAATTTCGGGTGGGATAA
- a CDS encoding tetratricopeptide repeat protein, whose protein sequence is MNPLPAPQTAEDFFNLGHECLHAGAFDEALSHFTQAIRLRPDVAAGYRYRAYAHSELGKRLAAIADFTEAIRLRPDDVQSLADRAMELFLQKAYEQAIADCSQVLELDPGRGAIHGLRGRAWAALGDSERAEADLSIAIVADPDEAVSHLHQRGELYAQREQFDSALADYSTALTIDPDQVSTRIARAAVYCSTGRWELALEDLDAAIERRSDAVHAYCLRARVRMDSQDWSGAFADLNIALELRPGLLAALDLRAECWQRAGQFAQAMGDYSAWLRSQPQSLRAKLGRANCRQQLGDYAGAIRDYREVLVDHPHQADAFNGLAWIWATAPDASIRNGAQAVECATRACELTDWQSIPMLDTLAAAYAEQGDWEQANKWLRVILERVTTPAEQAEYSARLAQVAQQQPVRSMREPRV, encoded by the coding sequence ATGAATCCGTTGCCTGCACCGCAAACTGCGGAAGATTTTTTCAATCTCGGCCATGAATGTCTTCATGCCGGTGCGTTTGACGAGGCATTATCGCATTTCACGCAAGCGATTCGTCTGCGGCCGGATGTCGCGGCGGGCTACCGCTATCGGGCCTACGCGCATTCGGAATTGGGCAAACGACTTGCGGCCATTGCCGACTTCACGGAAGCGATTCGCTTGCGACCGGACGATGTGCAATCGCTGGCCGATCGGGCGATGGAACTATTTCTGCAAAAAGCATACGAGCAAGCGATTGCCGATTGTTCGCAGGTGTTGGAATTGGATCCCGGCCGTGGGGCGATTCACGGGCTGCGGGGGCGTGCGTGGGCCGCGCTGGGGGATTCCGAGCGAGCCGAGGCGGATCTGTCGATTGCGATTGTCGCCGATCCCGATGAGGCGGTCAGCCATTTGCATCAACGCGGCGAATTATACGCCCAACGGGAACAATTCGATTCCGCCCTTGCGGATTACTCAACCGCTCTGACAATCGACCCCGATCAGGTGTCCACTCGCATTGCCCGGGCGGCGGTGTACTGCTCGACCGGTCGCTGGGAATTGGCGCTGGAAGATTTGGATGCGGCCATTGAACGGCGCTCGGATGCGGTGCATGCCTATTGCCTGCGGGCGCGGGTGCGGATGGATTCGCAAGATTGGTCGGGTGCATTTGCGGATTTGAATATCGCCTTGGAACTTCGCCCCGGACTCTTGGCCGCGCTCGATCTGCGGGCGGAATGCTGGCAGCGGGCCGGCCAGTTCGCGCAAGCCATGGGGGATTATTCCGCGTGGTTGCGGAGTCAGCCGCAATCGCTGCGTGCGAAATTGGGTCGGGCGAACTGTCGTCAGCAATTGGGCGATTACGCCGGTGCGATTCGGGATTATCGGGAAGTGCTGGTCGATCACCCCCATCAGGCGGATGCGTTCAACGGTCTGGCGTGGATCTGGGCGACGGCACCGGATGCGTCGATTCGCAACGGCGCTCAGGCGGTGGAATGTGCGACTCGGGCCTGCGAACTGACCGACTGGCAGAGCATTCCCATGCTCGATACCTTGGCCGCCGCGTATGCCGAGCAAGGCGATTGGGAGCAAGCCAACAAGTGGCTGCGCGTGATTTTGGAGCGCGTGACCACCCCCGCGGAACAGGCAGAATATTCGGCACGACTCGCCCAAGTGGCACAACAGCAACCCGTGCGGAGCATGCGTGAACCACGAGTTTGA